One window from the genome of Drosophila albomicans strain 15112-1751.03 chromosome 2L, ASM965048v2, whole genome shotgun sequence encodes:
- the LOC117565408 gene encoding ionotropic receptor 25a — MIDKWLKILKYLWLLQVVAIPLDKVAAQTSQNINVFFINEVDNEPATKAVDVVLTYLKKNPSYGLSVQIESIEANKTDAKILLEAICNKYAESIEKKQTPHLIFDTTKSGVASETVKSFTQALGLPTISASYGQEGDLRQWRDLDESKQKYLLQVMPPADIIPEAVRSIVKRLNITNAAILYDDTFVMDHKYKSLLQNIQTRHVITAIAKDGKREREEQIEKLRNLDINNFFVLGNLQSIRMVLESVKPAYFERNFAWHAITQSEGEVSSQRDNATIMFLKPMAYTQYRDRLGLLRTTFNLNEEPQLASAFYFDLALRSFLAIKEMLMSGAWPKDMEYLNCDDFQGGNTPERNIDLRQYFTQVSEPTSYGSFDLVTQGTKPFNGFSYMKFEMDINVLQIRGGSSVNSKSIGVWTAGLDSPLVVKDEEQMKNLTADTVYRIYTVVQAPFIMRDETAPKGYKGYCIDLIDEIAAIVHFDYEIQEVEDGKFGNMDEKGEWNGIVKKLIDKKADIGLGSMSVMAEREIVIDFTVPYYDLVGITIMMQRPTSPSSLFKFLTVLETNVWLCILAAYFFTSFLMWIFDRWSPYSYQNNREKYKDDEEKREFNLKECLWFCMTSLTPQGGGEAPKNLSGRLVAATWWLFGFIIIASYTANLAAFLTVSRLDTPVESLDDLAKQYKILYAPLNGSAAMTYFERMANIEQMFYEIWKDLSLNDSLTPLERSKLAVWDYPVSDKYTKMWQAMQEAGLPATLEEAVKRVRNSSTATGFAFLGDATDIRYLQLTNCDLQVVGEEFSRKPYAIAVQQGSHLKDQFNNAILTLLNKRQLEKLKEKWWKNDEAQAKCEKPEDQSDGISIQNIGGVFIVIFVGIGMACITLVFEYWWYKYRKNPRIIDVAEANAERPNAKDGGKLADGVILGHTGEKFEKSNAALRPRFTQYPATFKPRF, encoded by the exons ATGATAGACAAGTGGCTGaagattttaaagtatttgtgGTTGCTGCAAGTTGTTGCAATCCCTTTGGATAAAGTTGCAGCACAAACGAGTCAGAATATTAATGTGT TTTTCATCAATGAAGTGGACAATGAGCCAGCGACCAAGGCCGTTGATGTGGTACTCACCTATTTGAAAAAGAATCCCAGCTATGGTTTGTCTGTCCAAATTGAATCAATTGAGGCTAACAAAACCGATGCCAAAATATTACTGGAAGCAA TTTGCAACAAATATGCGGAAAGCattgaaaagaaacaaacgCCGCATTTGATCTTTGACACAACCAAATCTGGTGTTGCCTCTGAGACGGTCAAGAGTTTTACACAGGCCTTGGGTTTGCCCACAATAAGCGCCTCCTATGGACAGGAGGGTGATTTGCGGCAGTGGCGTGATTTGGATGAATCgaaacaaaagtatttgttgCAGGTGATGCCACCAGCCGACATTATACCGGAAGCAGTGCGCAGCATTGTCAAGCGTCTCAACATCACCAATG CTGCCATTCTTTACGATGATACCTTTGTGATGGATCACAAGTACAAGTCGCTTTTGCAAAACATACAGACACGTCATGTGATTACAGCCATTGCCAAGGATGGGAAACGGGAGCGAGAGGAACAGATCGAAAAGTTACGCAATCTGGACATTAACAACTTCTTTGTTCTGGGCAATCTGCAGTCCATACGCATGGTGTTGGAGTCTGTGAAGCCGGCGTATTTTGAGCGCAACTTTGCCTGGCATGCGATCACACAGAGCGAAGGCGAGGTCAGCAGTCAGCGTGATAACGCGACCATAATGTTCCTCAAGCccatggcgtatacgcaatatcgTGATCGTTTGGGTCTGCTGCGCACCACATTCAATCTGAATGAGGAACCGCAGTTGGCATCCGCTTTCTACTTTGATCTAGCGCTGCGCAGCTTTTTGGCCATCAA AGAAATGCTGATGTCAGGCGCCTGGCCAAAGGACATGGAATATCTGAACTGTGACGATTTTCAGGGCGGAAACACACCTGAACGTAATATTGATCTCCGGCAATACTTCACACAG GTTAGCGAACCGACATCCTATGGCTCTTTTGACCTGGTCACGCAAGGAACGAAACCCTTTAACGGCTTCAGCtatatgaaatttgaaatggaCATCAATGTGCTCCAGATACGTGGCGGCAGTTCGGTGAACAGCAAATCGATTGGTGTTTGGACAGCTGGGCTCGACTCGCCGTTAGTCGTCAAAGATGAGGAGCAGATGAAGAATCTGACTGCCGACACAGTCTATCGCATCTACACAGTGGTG CAAGCACCGTTCATAATGCGCGATGAGACAGCGCCAAAGGGTTACAAGGGTTACTGCATCGATTTGATTGATGAGATTGCGGCAATTGTGCACTTTGACTATGAGATACAGGAGGTGGAGGATGGCAAGTTCGGCAACATGGATGAGAAGGGCGAATGGAATGGCATTGTAAAGAAATTGATTGACAAAAAAGCTGACATTGGACTGGGCAGTATGTCCGTGATGGCCGAACGTGAGATTGTCATCGATTTCACGGTGCCGTATTATGATCTTGTGGGCATCACCATTATGATGCAGCGTCCGACATCGCCGAGTTCGTTGTTCAAGTTCCTCACTGTGCTGGAAACAAATGTCTGGCTCTGCATATTGGCTGCATATTTCTTTACCAGCTTCCTGATGTGGATCTTCGATCGCTGGAGTCCGTACAGTTATCAGAACAATCGGGAGAAGTACAAGGATGATGAGGAGAAGcgtgaatttaatttgaaggAATGCTTGTGGTTTTGCATGACTTCCCTAACACCGCAAGGTGGCGGTGAAGCACCCAAAAATCTCTCTGGTCGTCTTGTGGCAGCCACTTGGTGGCTCTTCGG TTTCATTATCATTGCTTCGTATACGGCCAATTTGGCTGCCTTTTTGACAGTCTCCCGTTTGGATACACCGGTGGAGTCACTGGATGATCTGGCCAAGCAATATAAGATACTTTATGCTCCATTGAACGGCTCGGCAGCGATGACATACTTTGAGCGTATGGCGAATATTGAACAGATGTTTTACGAGATCTGGAAGGATTTATCGTTGAACGATTCACTCACCCCCTTGGAGCGTTCGAAGCTGGCTGTCTGGGATTATCCAGTTAGTGATAAGTATACGAAAATGTGGCAAGCCATGCAGGAGGCAGGACTGCCAGCCACATTGGAGGAGGCAGTGAAGCGTGTCCGCAACTCTAGCACAGCGACGGGTTTTGCCTTTCTGGGCGATGCCACCGACATTCGCTATCTGCAGCTAACCAATTGTGATCTTCAGGTGGTTGGCGAGGAGTTTTCCCGCAAACCATATGCAATTGCTGTGCAGCAGGGATCACATCTGAAGGATCAATTTAACAATGC CATATTGACATTGCTTAACAAGCGACAGCTGGAGAAACTCAAGGAGAAGTGGTGGAAGAACGATGAGGCGCAGGCCAAATGCGAGAAGCCCGAGGATCAATCAGATGGCATATCCATACAGAATATCGGTGGTGTATTCATCGTCATCTTCGTGGGCATCGGTATGGCCTGCATTACGCTCGTCTTTGAATACTGGTGGTACAAGTATCGCAAGAATCCACGCATCATCGATGTGGCCGAAGCCAATGCAGAGCGTCCCAACGCAAAGGATGGCGGTAAATTGGCCGATGGTGTTATACTAGGACATACGGGCGAGAAGTTTGAAAAGTCAAATGCTGCCCTTCGTCCTCGTTTCACACAATATCCGGCCACTTTCAAGCCGCGTTTTTAA
- the LOC117565072 gene encoding etoposide-induced protein 2.4 homolog, which produces MAAIKNIALGILYGLWDSIRGMTLVLHIDNEVARQNAELETMRQLRRMDREQYRERTQRTPSPVPSSAAAMIREEYAKRAEAHSDERTLEKILKKKPAEKAEPQAEKKIAKKLFKCCLLNGGFTWLSIVLFESVLLPTLKFCLTIFYGTQSDTLPFVWSWLQPILSLLFGMMWVLPIFMLSKIVSSLWFADIANAAYRVRKGRPQLIPSISKLVADFLFSMVVQMLFLVQSMLVNLVPVKYVGSTLCFVHLCLLYSLYSFEYKWFNMGWELHRRLTYIEKNWPYFFGFGIPLTVLTNMSSSVIVSSCIFSIFFPLFILSGNEAKPIVDTTEFSLRLFSPVVFISNMCFGGNPWSKANRLLAQQRKQLELQHRQRMLQREETLLKQKQQQYLMQQQREHDMHHRREPHSRSQTPQNAAPGQGAYRYAQPPVFDASRVRDSSASSTHSSNAATPSTNYRAPPYFGGAAAAGMRSNTPLVPTPVPGAPRAPIVVREESGPDDWNL; this is translated from the exons ATGGCAGCGATAAAA AACATCGCTCTGGGCATATTGTATGGCCTGTGGGACAGCATACGGGGCATGACGCTGGTGCTGCACATTGACAATGAGGTGGCGCGCCAGAATGCTGAGCTCGAGACAATGCGCCAACTGCGCAGAATGGACAGGGAACAATACAGGGAACGCACACAAAGAACGCCATCGCCAGTTCCAAGTTCAGCAGCCGCAATGATACGCGAAGAGTATGCCAAACGTGCGGAGGCGCATTCTGATGAGCGAACGCTGGAGAAGATCTTGAAAAAGAAACCTGCTGAGAAGGCAGAGCCACAGGC CGAGAAAAAAATCGCCAAGAAACTATTTAAATGCTGTCTACTCAATGGCGGCTTCACCTGGCTAAGCATTGTACTGTTCGAGTCGGTACTGCTGCCAACATTGAAGTTTTGTTTGACCATCTTTTATGGCACACAGTCCGATACACTGCCATTTGTTTGGAGTTGGCTGCAACCGATACTCTCGCTGCTGTTTGGCATGATGTGGGTGCTGCCCATATTTATGTTATCCAAAATTGTCAGTTCACTGTGGTTCGCTGACATCGCGAATGCTGCGTATCGTGTGCGCAAGGGACGTCCACAACTGATACCCAGCATCAGCAAACTGGTGGCGGATTTCCTCTTCAGCATGGTGGTTCAAATGCTGTTCTTGGTGCAGAGTATGCTGGTCAATTTGGTGCCGGTGAAATATGTTGGCTCCACGCTATGCTTTGTGCACCTGTGCTTGCTGTATTCGCTGTATTCCTTCGAGTACAAATGGTTCAACATGGGCTGGGAGCTGCATCGACGTCTCACCTACATCGAAAAGAATTGGCCATATTTCTTCGGCTTTGGCATACCACTCACGGTGCTTACAAATATGTCCAGCTCGGTGATTGTCAGTAGCTGCATATTTTCCATATTCTTTCCGCTTTTCATACTCAGCGGCAATGAGGCGAAGCCAATTGTGGATACCAC TGAATTCTCGCTGCGCTTGTTTTCGCCAGTGGTATTCATATCTAACATGTGCTTTGGCGGCAATCCCTGGAGCAAGGCCAATCGACTGTTGGCCCAGCAACGCAAACAGCTGGAATTGCAACATCGCCAGCGAATGCTACAGCGCGAGGAGACGCTGCTcaagcagaaacagcagcaatatctgatgcaacagcagcgtgaGCACGATATGCATCACAGACGCGAACCGCACTCGCGTTCCCAGACACCGCAGAATGCGGCACCTGGTCAGGGGGCGTATCGTTATGCCCAGCCGCCGGTGTTTGATGCATCGCGAGTGCGTGACTCTTCGGCGTCGTCAACGCACAGCTCTAATGCGGCCACGCCCAGCACAAATTATAGGGCACCACCGTACTTTGGAGGCGCGGCTGCTGCTGGAATGCGTAGCAATACACCCCTGGTGCCCACGCCTGTGCCTGGAGCGCCACGTGCACCGATTGTGGTACGTGAGGAGTCGGGACCCGATGACTGGAACTTGTGA
- the LOC117565090 gene encoding major facilitator superfamily domain-containing protein 1 isoform X2, translating to MSREERLPIVDCSSSSGDDEAKPVVRRRSTRDTVLAVPKDPGCCDPDSTPHRFLALVFMCLLGFGSYFCYDNPGALQDVFQKELNLNATEFTFIYSIYSWPNIVLCFVGGFLIDRVFGIRMGTIIYMLIVLLGQLIFSTGALFGHFWLMIVGRFIFGIGAESLAVAQNSYAVLWFKGKELNMVFGLQLSVARFGSTVNFWIMQPLYGYVSKLYAGYTGLGVALFIASSTCVMSLICTLILGWMDKRAERILKRNNNPGGEIAKLSDIVSFKMDFWMVSVVCVAYYVAIFPFVALGQAFFISNFQMTPEQANNVNSIVYLISAIASPLFGFIIDKVGRNVTWVFVATIATLGAHMLLTFTHLNPYISMCIMGLSYSMLAASLWPLVALIVPEYQLGTAYGFCQSVQNLGLAVVTIVAGMIVDSSGGSHFWLQLFFMLFLLISLLATCIIWAYDRKHQGNLNMSPSQRATYHTSMYVNIESS from the exons ATGTCTCGCGAGGAGCGTCTGCCCATTGTGGATTGCTCGAGCAGCAGTGGCGATGATGAGGCGAAGCCTGTCGTGCGTAGACGCAGCACAAGGGATACGGTTTTGGCTGTGCCCAAGGATCCGGGATGCTGTGATCCTGACAGCACACCGCATCGATTTTTGGCCTTGGTCTTTATGTGTTTGCTGGGTTTTG GTTCCTATTTTTGCTATGATAATCCGGGCGCATTGCAGGATGTATTTCAGAAGGagctaaatttaaatgccaCCGAATTCACGTTCATTTATTCCATCTACTCCTGGCCAAATATTGTACTCTGCTTCGTTGGCGGCTTTTTGATCGATCGTGTCTTTGGCATACGCATGGGAACAATCATTTATATGCTAATCGTGCTATTGGGCCAACTGATATTCTCCACTGGCGCTCTATTTGGCCATTTCTGGCTAATGATTGTGGGTCGCTTCATCTTCGGCATTGGCGCCGAGTCATTGGCCGTGGCACAGAATAGCTATGCTGTGTTATGGTTCAAAGGCAAGGAGTTAAACATGGTCTTTGGTCTGCAATTGTCGGTGGCACGCTTTGGTAGCACTGTCAATTTTTGGATAATGCAACCACTCTACGGTTATGTGTCCAAGTTGTATGCTGGCTATACTGGCTTGGGCGTGGCACTCTTCATTGCCTCGAGCACCTGTGTCATGTCATTGATATGTACTCTCATTTTGG GATGGATGGATAAGCGAGCGGAGCGCATACTTAAAAGGAATAACAATCCTGGCGGCGAGATTGCCAAACTGAGTGACATCGTCTCATTTAAAATGGACTTTTGGATGGTCTCCGTAGTCTGTGTGGCCTACTATGTGGCCATATTTCCATTTGTGGCACTAGGACAAGCCTTCTTCATATCCAATTTCCAAATGACGCCTGAACAGGCGAACAATGTCAATTCGATTGTGTATTTGATCTCAGCGATAGCATCGCCGCTGTTTGGTTTTATCATCGATAAGGTGGGACGCAATGTTACCTGGGTGTTTGTGGCGACAATTGCCACGCTTGGCGCGCATATGTTGCTCACATTCACCCATTTGAATCCGTACATTAGCATGTGTATTATGGGACTATCGTACTCCATGTTGGCTGCCAGTCTCTGGCCGTTGGTGGCATTGATTGTGCCCGAGTATCAGCTGGGCACGGCCTATGGCTT CTGTCAATCAGTGCAAAATTTGGGTCTGGCTGTGGTCACCATTGTCGCTGGCATGATCGTTGATAGCAGCGGTGGCAGTCACTTCTGGTTGCAGCTCTTTTTTATGCTGTTCCTTCTGA TTTCGCTGTTGGCTACATGCATTATATGGGCCTATGATCGCAAACATCAGGGCAACTTGAATATGTCGCCGTCACAGCGGGCCACATATCATACATCAATGTACGTGAATATTGAGTCTAGTTGA
- the LOC117565090 gene encoding major facilitator superfamily domain-containing protein 1 isoform X1, with protein sequence MSREERLPIVDCSSSSGDDEAKPVVRRRSTRDTVLAVPKDPGCCDPDSTPHRFLALVFMCLLGFGSYFCYDNPGALQDVFQKELNLNATEFTFIYSIYSWPNIVLCFVGGFLIDRVFGIRMGTIIYMLIVLLGQLIFSTGALFGHFWLMIVGRFIFGIGAESLAVAQNSYAVLWFKGKELNMVFGLQLSVARFGSTVNFWIMQPLYGYVSKLYAGYTGLGVALFIASSTCVMSLICTLILGWMDKRAERILKRNNNPGGEIAKLSDIVSFKMDFWMVSVVCVAYYVAIFPFVALGQAFFISNFQMTPEQANNVNSIVYLISAIASPLFGFIIDKVGRNVTWVFVATIATLGAHMLLTFTHLNPYISMCIMGLSYSMLAASLWPLVALIVPEYQLGTAYGFCQSVQNLGLAVVTIVAGMIVDSSGGSHFWLQLFFMLFLLISLLATCIIWAYDRKHQGNLNMSPSQRATYHTSISTQRGTTDRRPLLGN encoded by the exons ATGTCTCGCGAGGAGCGTCTGCCCATTGTGGATTGCTCGAGCAGCAGTGGCGATGATGAGGCGAAGCCTGTCGTGCGTAGACGCAGCACAAGGGATACGGTTTTGGCTGTGCCCAAGGATCCGGGATGCTGTGATCCTGACAGCACACCGCATCGATTTTTGGCCTTGGTCTTTATGTGTTTGCTGGGTTTTG GTTCCTATTTTTGCTATGATAATCCGGGCGCATTGCAGGATGTATTTCAGAAGGagctaaatttaaatgccaCCGAATTCACGTTCATTTATTCCATCTACTCCTGGCCAAATATTGTACTCTGCTTCGTTGGCGGCTTTTTGATCGATCGTGTCTTTGGCATACGCATGGGAACAATCATTTATATGCTAATCGTGCTATTGGGCCAACTGATATTCTCCACTGGCGCTCTATTTGGCCATTTCTGGCTAATGATTGTGGGTCGCTTCATCTTCGGCATTGGCGCCGAGTCATTGGCCGTGGCACAGAATAGCTATGCTGTGTTATGGTTCAAAGGCAAGGAGTTAAACATGGTCTTTGGTCTGCAATTGTCGGTGGCACGCTTTGGTAGCACTGTCAATTTTTGGATAATGCAACCACTCTACGGTTATGTGTCCAAGTTGTATGCTGGCTATACTGGCTTGGGCGTGGCACTCTTCATTGCCTCGAGCACCTGTGTCATGTCATTGATATGTACTCTCATTTTGG GATGGATGGATAAGCGAGCGGAGCGCATACTTAAAAGGAATAACAATCCTGGCGGCGAGATTGCCAAACTGAGTGACATCGTCTCATTTAAAATGGACTTTTGGATGGTCTCCGTAGTCTGTGTGGCCTACTATGTGGCCATATTTCCATTTGTGGCACTAGGACAAGCCTTCTTCATATCCAATTTCCAAATGACGCCTGAACAGGCGAACAATGTCAATTCGATTGTGTATTTGATCTCAGCGATAGCATCGCCGCTGTTTGGTTTTATCATCGATAAGGTGGGACGCAATGTTACCTGGGTGTTTGTGGCGACAATTGCCACGCTTGGCGCGCATATGTTGCTCACATTCACCCATTTGAATCCGTACATTAGCATGTGTATTATGGGACTATCGTACTCCATGTTGGCTGCCAGTCTCTGGCCGTTGGTGGCATTGATTGTGCCCGAGTATCAGCTGGGCACGGCCTATGGCTT CTGTCAATCAGTGCAAAATTTGGGTCTGGCTGTGGTCACCATTGTCGCTGGCATGATCGTTGATAGCAGCGGTGGCAGTCACTTCTGGTTGCAGCTCTTTTTTATGCTGTTCCTTCTGA TTTCGCTGTTGGCTACATGCATTATATGGGCCTATGATCGCAAACATCAGGGCAACTTGAATATGTCGCCGTCACAGCGGGCCACATATCATACATCAAT CTCCACCCAACGTGGTACTACGGATCGACGGCCTTTATTGGGCAACTAA